In a single window of the Silvimonas iriomotensis genome:
- a CDS encoding ATP-binding protein, producing the protein MLRFPRSLGGRLMTYCLISLVLITTIVLGGGYAMARQRSERWFDHRLKESTQLLLAFELDKASPNHVGPHAASLPIGPFAVQIFGPDGTLLFASMNAPDWPFSRQPGYSNQEIGDKTWRAYTQWDNDGDFQVRVMEDYADHDQFLHLLARRQLVTLLLVLPIVAAALFYSVRRGLLPLHELSQQLDDFDPNQPRHFETEALVEELQKPAIALNALLDRVDAMLERERRFTSDAAHELRTPFAALLVQAEVARTTRDDARREHALLAVEEAARRGGHLVEQLLALARLDRAERLPREIFDLASLSQNTLAELAGRAADKDQQLSFNAPDRLLFIGHAVAVSTALRNLVENAIRYTPRGAQITVTLQSSAQGVELVVQDNGPGIEPALRERVLDRFYRPPGAAEDGCGLGLSLVAQAVTLHGGSLVLEDAPQHGLQVRVNLPHGALPVAV; encoded by the coding sequence ATGCTCCGCTTTCCCCGCTCTCTGGGCGGCCGTCTGATGACGTATTGCCTGATCAGCCTGGTGCTGATCACGACCATCGTGCTGGGGGGCGGTTACGCCATGGCGCGCCAGCGCAGTGAGCGCTGGTTTGATCACCGCCTGAAAGAAAGTACGCAGTTGTTGCTGGCGTTCGAGCTGGATAAAGCCAGCCCCAACCACGTGGGCCCGCACGCGGCCAGCCTGCCGATCGGCCCGTTTGCGGTGCAGATTTTCGGGCCGGACGGCACCTTGCTGTTTGCCTCGATGAACGCGCCGGACTGGCCTTTTTCGCGCCAGCCGGGCTATTCCAATCAGGAGATCGGGGATAAAACCTGGCGCGCCTATACGCAGTGGGATAACGACGGCGATTTTCAGGTCCGGGTGATGGAAGACTACGCGGACCACGACCAGTTTTTGCATCTGCTGGCCCGGCGGCAGCTGGTCACGCTGCTGCTGGTGTTGCCAATTGTGGCAGCCGCGCTGTTTTACAGCGTGCGGCGCGGCTTGCTGCCGCTGCACGAGCTCTCGCAACAGCTGGATGATTTTGACCCCAACCAGCCCCGGCACTTTGAAACAGAAGCGCTGGTTGAAGAACTGCAAAAGCCCGCCATTGCGCTCAATGCCTTGCTCGACCGGGTTGATGCCATGCTGGAGCGGGAGCGGCGCTTCACCTCTGACGCCGCGCATGAACTGCGCACCCCCTTTGCCGCGCTGCTGGTGCAGGCCGAAGTGGCCCGGACCACGCGTGACGATGCCCGGCGCGAACACGCCTTGCTGGCGGTGGAAGAGGCCGCCCGCCGTGGTGGGCATCTGGTGGAACAATTGCTGGCACTGGCCCGGCTGGATCGGGCCGAACGTTTGCCACGGGAAATCTTTGATCTGGCCAGCCTGAGCCAGAATACGCTGGCAGAACTGGCCGGCCGCGCCGCCGACAAAGACCAGCAACTGAGTTTCAACGCACCCGATCGCCTGCTGTTCATTGGTCACGCCGTGGCGGTATCCACGGCTTTGCGCAATCTGGTCGAAAACGCCATTCGCTATACGCCCCGCGGCGCGCAAATCACCGTGACGCTGCAAAGCAGCGCGCAAGGCGTGGAACTGGTGGTGCAGGATAACGGCCCGGGTATTGAACCGGCGCTGCGTGAGCGGGTGCTGGACCGCTTTTACCGGCCGCCAGGCGCAGCAGAAGACGGTTGCGGGCTGGGGCTGTCTTTGGTGGCGCAGGCCGTGACGCTGCATGGCGGCAGCCTGGTGCTGGAAGACGCGCCACAACACGGCCTGCAAGTGCGGGTCAACCTGCCGCACGGCGCACTGCCCGTGGCAGTCTGA